One window of the Rosa rugosa chromosome 3, drRosRugo1.1, whole genome shotgun sequence genome contains the following:
- the LOC133738231 gene encoding eukaryotic translation initiation factor 6-2-like, whose translation MATRLQFENSCEVGVFSKLSNAYCLVAIGGSESFYSTFEAELADVIPVVKTSIGGTRIIGRLCAGNKNGLLLPHTTTDQELQHLRNSLPDQVVVQRIEEKLSALGNCIACNDHVALTHPDLDRETEEMVADVLGVEVFRNTIATNVLVGSFCALSNRGGLVHPHTSVEDLDELSTLLQVPLVAGTVNRGSEVIAAGMTVNDWTAFCGSDTTATEVSVIESVFKLREAQPSAIVDEMRKSLIDSYV comes from the exons ATGCGTACTGTTTGGTTGCCATTGGAGGCTCTGAGAGCTTCTACAGTACATTTGAGGCTGAGTTGGCAGATGTTATCCCTGTGGTTAAGACCTCTATTGGCGGCACTCGCATCATTGGTCGCCTCTGTGCCGGGAACAAAAATGGGCTTCTTCTGCCTCACACCACCACAGACCAAG AACTACAACACTTGAGGAACAGCTTGCCTGACCAAGTCGTTGTTCAGCGCATTGAAGAGAAACTATCTGCTCTTGGTAACTGTATCGCGTGCAATGATCATGTGGCTCTTACACACCCTGATCTTGACAGG GAAACTGAGGAGATGGTCGCAGATGTTCTCGGGGTGGAGGTTTTTAGGAACACAATTGCTACTAATGTTCTTGTGGGCAGCTTTTGTGCCTTGTCCAACAGAGGTGGCTTG GTTCATCCACACACATCTGTTGAAGACTTGGATGAACTTTCAACACTTCTTCAGGTCCCTCTGGTTGCTGGGACAGTCAACCGTGGTAGTGAAGTGATAGCAGCTGGCATGACAGTGAATGATTGGACAGCATTCTGTGGGTCTGATACAACTGCGACAGAAGTCTCAGTTATTGAAAGTGTGTTCAAGTTGAGGGAAGCTCAACCTAGTGCCATTGTGGATGAAATGAGGAAATCATTGATCGACAGCTATGTCTGA